In Lacrimispora indolis DSM 755, a genomic segment contains:
- the rpsM gene encoding 30S ribosomal protein S13 has protein sequence MARISGVDLPREKRVEIGLTYIYGIGRTSSNRILTEAGVSPDTRVKDLTDDEVKRISSVIADSQIVEGDLRREIAMNIKRLQEIGCYRGIRHRKSLPVRGQKTKTNARTRKGPRKTVANKKK, from the coding sequence ATGGCTCGTATTTCAGGTGTTGATTTACCAAGAGAAAAACGTGTTGAGATCGGCTTGACCTATATCTACGGTATCGGCAGAACAAGTTCAAACCGCATCCTGACAGAAGCTGGCGTTAGTCCTGACACTCGTGTTAAGGATTTAACTGACGACGAAGTAAAGAGAATTTCATCAGTGATTGCTGATTCTCAGATTGTTGAAGGTGATTTACGCAGAGAAATCGCTATGAACATCAAGAGACTTCAGGAAATCGGCTGCTATCGCGGAATCCGTCATAGGAAGAGTCTGCCTGTTCGTGGTCAGAAAACAAAGACCAACGCAAGAACACGTAAGGGTCCTAGAAAGACTGTAGCAAACAAGAAGAAATAA
- the truA gene encoding tRNA pseudouridine(38-40) synthase TruA, whose protein sequence is MKRVKMIVAYDGTNYCGWQIQNNGITIEEVLNKELTCLLKEPVTVIGASRTDSGVHSEGNVAVFNTENRMPADKICFALNQRLPDDIRILQSEEVAPDYHPRKQNCVKTYEYKIMNRKIEVPTMRLYSYFCYFPLDVERMREGGAYLVGEHDFKSFCTARGQAEETVRTIYSLDIEKAGDLITIRIKGSGFLYNMVRIIAGTLMKVGMGVYPPSYVEEILDARDRKTAGPKAAAKGLTLVSLDYETELKKQIRGENKEWSYTLFQDQIISEGKAWLNIHRCREEDFERLLIRVVHQAVQNGARTIFVRDEEKAGRIILEKAYGFYTFQADSENKGWYMTQK, encoded by the coding sequence ATGAAACGGGTTAAGATGATTGTTGCCTATGACGGCACCAATTACTGCGGCTGGCAGATCCAGAATAACGGGATCACCATTGAGGAAGTACTTAATAAAGAACTGACTTGTCTTTTAAAGGAGCCTGTTACCGTGATCGGTGCCAGCAGGACTGATTCCGGGGTTCATTCTGAGGGAAATGTGGCAGTCTTTAATACGGAGAATCGGATGCCTGCCGATAAAATATGCTTTGCCTTAAACCAGAGGCTGCCGGATGATATCCGGATTCTGCAGTCTGAGGAGGTAGCGCCGGATTATCATCCAAGAAAGCAGAACTGTGTTAAAACATATGAATATAAAATCATGAACCGGAAAATCGAAGTGCCTACCATGAGGCTGTACAGCTATTTCTGCTATTTTCCCCTGGATGTGGAACGGATGCGGGAAGGCGGTGCGTATCTGGTGGGAGAGCATGACTTTAAAAGCTTCTGTACGGCCCGGGGACAGGCAGAAGAAACGGTGCGTACCATTTACAGCCTGGACATTGAAAAGGCCGGGGATCTCATTACGATCCGCATTAAGGGAAGCGGTTTTTTGTATAACATGGTGCGGATCATTGCCGGAACATTGATGAAGGTGGGAATGGGAGTGTATCCGCCGTCTTATGTAGAAGAGATCTTAGATGCCAGGGACCGGAAAACAGCAGGGCCAAAGGCGGCTGCCAAGGGACTTACTCTGGTAAGCCTTGATTATGAAACAGAACTTAAGAAACAGATCAGGGGAGAAAATAAGGAATGGAGTTATACTCTTTTCCAGGATCAGATCATTTCGGAAGGAAAGGCCTGGCTTAATATCCACAGGTGCCGGGAGGAAGATTTTGAAAGACTTTTGATCCGGGTGGTCCATCAGGCGGTACAAAACGGCGCCAGGACCATTTTTGTGAGAGATGAGGAGAAGGCTGGAAGGATCATTTTGGAGAAAGCTTACGGATTTTATACTTTTCAGGCTGATTCTGAGAACAAGGGCTGGTATATGACGCAAAAATAA
- a CDS encoding N-acetylmuramoyl-L-alanine amidase family protein, whose amino-acid sequence MKHFKRLVALASMVSLLGLSIPFESLAAVKTITSVTIYAGLEELESGETLPSEDSFKMNEATGNYVYTNNDRYEVTEVDWITSDTKEMKVGSEPKMKVTLRATNSDEYAFKGGYQSSNITIKGGTYVSASRSGSDTLYVTFTFKPIKGTYESPEDAYWRESGYGNAKWSSVDNSSGAYDVYLYRGSSIVKKVEKLKATSYNFFPYMTKAGTYSFKVRTVPYTESEQKYGKNSDWTESDEVYLPEEKVSDGSGQDNGTPTSGQVGWIKNGNSWYYRYPDGTYHKNNWAKINNKWYLFDSNGAMVTGWQQRNNLWYFLNSDGAMTSGWIVSNNKWYYLNPSTTSGVEGAMATGWINYNNKWYYTDSSGVMQEGWKQVDGNWYYFYPGEGSKAVNTTISGFPVDGNGIWRK is encoded by the coding sequence ATGAAACATTTTAAACGGTTAGTTGCTTTGGCTTCTATGGTGAGCCTTTTGGGGCTCAGCATTCCATTTGAGTCCCTGGCTGCTGTAAAGACCATAACATCAGTGACCATTTACGCAGGGCTGGAGGAACTGGAATCGGGAGAGACGCTGCCATCAGAAGACAGCTTTAAAATGAATGAAGCAACAGGAAACTATGTTTATACCAATAACGACAGATACGAAGTGACAGAGGTGGACTGGATCACATCCGATACAAAGGAGATGAAAGTGGGATCTGAACCTAAGATGAAGGTGACTTTAAGGGCAACTAATTCCGATGAATATGCCTTTAAGGGAGGATATCAGTCCAGTAACATTACCATTAAGGGAGGAACTTATGTTTCTGCCAGCCGTTCAGGGTCAGATACACTGTATGTCACATTTACCTTTAAACCCATAAAGGGCACATATGAATCACCGGAAGATGCTTACTGGAGAGAATCAGGATACGGCAATGCCAAATGGAGCTCCGTGGATAACAGCTCAGGTGCTTATGACGTTTATTTATACAGAGGAAGCAGCATAGTGAAAAAGGTTGAGAAGCTTAAGGCTACCTCTTACAACTTCTTTCCTTATATGACAAAGGCAGGTACTTACAGCTTTAAAGTGCGTACCGTACCATATACGGAAAGCGAACAGAAATATGGAAAGAACAGTGACTGGACAGAATCTGATGAAGTATATCTGCCCGAGGAAAAGGTATCCGATGGAAGCGGCCAGGATAACGGCACTCCAACAAGCGGGCAGGTAGGCTGGATCAAAAACGGCAACTCCTGGTATTACCGCTATCCCGATGGAACCTATCATAAAAACAACTGGGCAAAGATCAATAATAAGTGGTATTTATTTGATTCCAACGGTGCTATGGTGACCGGCTGGCAGCAGAGAAATAACTTATGGTATTTCTTAAACAGCGACGGAGCCATGACATCCGGGTGGATCGTTTCTAATAATAAATGGTATTACTTAAATCCTTCCACTACCAGCGGTGTGGAGGGTGCCATGGCGACCGGCTGGATCAATTACAATAATAAATGGTATTATACGGATTCCTCAGGAGTTATGCAGGAAGGCTGGAAGCAGGTAGACGGAAACTGGTATTATTTCTATCCAGGTGAGGGGTCAAAGGCTGTCAATACTACCATCAGCGGATTTCCGGTAGATGGCAACGGTATATGGCGTAAGTAA
- a CDS encoding energy-coupling factor transporter transmembrane component T family protein produces the protein MLKDITLGQYYPVDSRLHRLDPRTKLFGTMVFIISLFIANDIWAYLIATLFLIMAIRLSEVPFKFMVRGLKAIVFLLLISVSFNLFLTPGEPIIRLGFLKITKEGVKIAAFMGVRLIYLVIGSSIMTLTTTPNQLTDGLEKSLGFLKKVGVPVHEVSMMMSIALRFIPILVEETDKIMKAQMARGADFETGNLIQKAKNMIPLLVPLFISAFRRATDLAMAMEARCYRGGEGRTKMKPLRYGKQDGVAYLVYLVYLAAIVGIGIMG, from the coding sequence ATGCTGAAAGATATTACTTTAGGGCAGTATTATCCGGTGGATTCCAGACTTCACAGGCTGGATCCACGGACAAAGCTGTTTGGGACTATGGTTTTCATCATATCCCTTTTTATTGCAAATGACATATGGGCGTATCTGATCGCCACCCTTTTTCTGATTATGGCGATCCGGTTGAGCGAAGTCCCATTTAAGTTCATGGTGAGAGGATTAAAGGCGATCGTATTTCTGCTTCTTATCAGCGTCAGCTTTAATTTGTTCCTGACTCCGGGGGAGCCGATCATCAGGCTGGGATTTTTGAAAATAACAAAGGAAGGCGTTAAAATAGCGGCATTTATGGGAGTCCGGCTCATTTACCTGGTGATCGGATCTTCCATCATGACTCTTACCACCACGCCAAACCAGCTGACTGATGGCCTGGAAAAAAGCCTGGGATTTTTAAAGAAGGTGGGAGTTCCTGTCCATGAGGTATCCATGATGATGTCCATTGCCTTAAGGTTCATCCCCATCCTTGTGGAAGAAACAGATAAGATCATGAAGGCTCAGATGGCCAGGGGAGCTGATTTTGAAACAGGAAATCTGATCCAGAAGGCAAAGAACATGATCCCCCTTCTGGTTCCATTGTTTATTTCCGCTTTCCGCCGCGCCACGGATCTGGCGATGGCCATGGAGGCCAGATGCTACCGGGGAGGAGAAGGAAGGACTAAAATGAAGCCCCTCCGGTATGGAAAACAGGACGGAGTCGCCTATCTGGTGTATCTGGTATATCTGGCCGCTATCGTAGGAATTGGAATCATGGGATAA
- the rplM gene encoding 50S ribosomal protein L13 encodes MKTFMASPATIERKWYVVDATGYTLGRLASEVAKVLRGKNKPIYTPHMDCGDYVIVVNANKITVTGKKLDQKIYYNHSDYVGGMKETTLREMMAKKPEKVIELAVKGMLPKGPLGRSMITKLHVYAGAEHDNAAQKPEVLEFKF; translated from the coding sequence ATGAAGACTTTTATGGCTAGTCCAGCAACAATTGAAAGAAAATGGTACGTAGTTGATGCTACAGGATATACATTAGGACGTTTGGCTTCAGAAGTAGCTAAGGTATTAAGAGGTAAGAATAAACCGATCTACACACCGCATATGGATTGCGGCGATTATGTGATCGTTGTAAACGCAAATAAGATTACCGTAACCGGTAAGAAATTAGATCAGAAGATTTACTATAACCACTCTGACTATGTAGGTGGTATGAAAGAAACAACTTTAAGAGAAATGATGGCTAAGAAGCCTGAAAAAGTCATTGAACTGGCTGTTAAAGGTATGCTTCCAAAGGGACCTTTAGGTAGAAGCATGATAACAAAACTTCACGTATACGCAGGTGCAGAACATGACAATGCTGCTCAGAAACCAGAAGTTTTAGAGTTCAAATTTTAA
- the rpsK gene encoding 30S ribosomal protein S11, whose product MAKKMSTTKKVTKKRVKKNVERGQAHIQSSFNNTIVTLTDTQGNALSWASAGGLGFRGSRKSTPYAAQMAAETATKAALVHGLKSVDVMVKGPGSGREAAIRALQACGLEVTSIKDVTPVPHNGCRPPKRRRV is encoded by the coding sequence ATGGCTAAAAAAATGTCCACTACTAAAAAAGTGACAAAAAAGCGCGTAAAGAAAAACGTTGAACGCGGACAAGCACATATCCAGTCATCTTTTAATAACACGATCGTGACATTAACAGATACACAGGGTAATGCATTATCCTGGGCAAGTGCTGGTGGTCTTGGCTTCAGAGGTTCAAGGAAATCTACTCCATATGCAGCTCAGATGGCGGCAGAAACTGCTACTAAGGCAGCTCTTGTACATGGTTTAAAATCAGTAGACGTCATGGTCAAAGGTCCTGGTTCAGGCCGTGAAGCAGCTATTCGTGCACTTCAGGCATGCGGATTAGAGGTAACCAGCATTAAGGATGTAACTCCGGTTCCACATAACGGTTGTCGTCCACCAAAACGTAGAAGAGTCTAA
- a CDS encoding cell wall-binding protein produces MKWMQGKGKWLVLLCALMVLGTGMTVPASGSLKIRLDHGSKSSWTEGIQVPSVTVNYSEVGPEWSKENVDDWVPGKKITGTIRVSGTYTRSDCTVYGGSLVSVNAEDEETVIKVSYVPVAMLESPERAGWSDNTKTKASWKKVPFASRYQVILYKEGGIWIKSLTTSSTSVDLLQYMDGGYKYFYTVKAIPKDSSEEDYLKEGEVTTSDDSVVQELGDTTGTWAEYQNGKKYRGEDGNYVMGQWKMVSGKWYYFNSDGYAAVGWQYIGDKWYYMGPDAQMLTGWQQVNEKWYYLNTDGDMAVGWIQPQPGKWYYLYSDGSMAVNTKVEGIYQVDGSGLWVP; encoded by the coding sequence ATGAAGTGGATGCAGGGGAAAGGGAAGTGGCTGGTGCTTTTATGTGCCTTAATGGTTCTGGGAACAGGGATGACAGTCCCGGCTTCCGGAAGCTTGAAGATCCGCCTGGATCATGGAAGCAAAAGCAGCTGGACGGAAGGAATCCAGGTTCCGTCTGTAACGGTCAACTATTCAGAGGTAGGTCCGGAATGGAGCAAGGAGAATGTGGATGATTGGGTCCCCGGAAAGAAGATAACCGGTACCATAAGAGTGAGCGGCACTTATACCAGATCTGACTGTACCGTTTATGGAGGAAGCCTGGTTTCTGTAAATGCAGAAGATGAGGAAACTGTAATAAAGGTTTCCTACGTCCCGGTGGCAATGCTGGAAAGCCCGGAAAGGGCAGGATGGAGCGACAACACGAAGACAAAGGCTTCCTGGAAAAAGGTTCCGTTTGCTTCCAGGTATCAGGTGATCCTGTACAAGGAGGGCGGTATCTGGATCAAGAGCCTGACCACTTCATCGACTTCCGTGGATCTATTACAGTACATGGATGGAGGTTATAAGTATTTCTATACCGTAAAGGCAATTCCAAAGGATTCTTCTGAGGAAGATTATCTGAAAGAAGGAGAAGTGACCACCTCTGATGATTCTGTGGTCCAGGAGCTGGGAGATACCACGGGAACCTGGGCAGAGTATCAGAACGGGAAAAAATACCGGGGCGAGGATGGAAACTACGTTATGGGCCAGTGGAAAATGGTCAGCGGAAAATGGTATTATTTTAACAGTGATGGTTACGCGGCCGTTGGCTGGCAGTATATAGGTGATAAATGGTACTATATGGGCCCAGATGCCCAGATGCTGACCGGCTGGCAGCAAGTAAATGAAAAATGGTATTATTTAAATACTGACGGTGACATGGCTGTTGGCTGGATCCAGCCTCAGCCTGGAAAATGGTATTATCTCTATAGTGACGGCAGTATGGCAGTGAATACAAAGGTGGAAGGTATCTACCAGGTAGACGGCTCGGGACTTTGGGTTCCGTAA
- the infA gene encoding translation initiation factor IF-1, which yields MSKADVIEIEGTVVEKLPNAMFQVELENGHQVLAHISGKLRMNYIRILPGDKVTIEMSPYDLSKGRIIWRDK from the coding sequence ATGTCAAAAGCAGATGTTATTGAAATTGAAGGAACCGTTGTGGAGAAGCTTCCCAATGCCATGTTCCAGGTAGAACTGGAAAATGGCCATCAGGTACTGGCTCACATCAGCGGAAAACTTCGCATGAACTACATTCGTATTTTACCGGGAGATAAAGTGACCATTGAGATGTCCCCCTATGATTTAAGCAAGGGACGTATCATCTGGAGAGACAAATAG
- a CDS encoding energy-coupling factor transporter ATPase, whose translation MAIKAEHLNYVYSLGTAFEQQALKDINLEIKDGEFVGLIGHTGSGKSTLIQHLNGLMKATSGAIYYNGRNIYEGGYDLRALRSKVGLVFQYPEHQLFEINVFTDVCFGPKNQGLSKQETENRAKEALTMVGLDESFYSRSPFELSGGQKRRVAIAGVLAMNPEVLILDEPTAGLDPRGRDEILDQIHRLHRERNMTIILVSHSMEDIARYVDRILVMNHGEKVFDDTPKEVFKHYKELEAMGLAAPQITYVVHSLRDHGVPIDDNITTVEEARDEILRLLEK comes from the coding sequence ATGGCAATTAAAGCAGAGCATTTGAACTATGTTTACAGCCTTGGAACAGCCTTTGAGCAGCAGGCGTTAAAGGATATAAACCTGGAAATAAAAGACGGGGAATTTGTGGGCCTGATCGGGCATACAGGCTCTGGGAAGTCGACCCTGATCCAGCATTTAAACGGATTGATGAAAGCCACTTCAGGGGCCATTTATTATAATGGAAGGAACATTTATGAGGGAGGTTACGATCTGCGGGCTTTGAGAAGCAAGGTGGGACTTGTATTCCAGTATCCCGAGCATCAGCTTTTTGAGATCAATGTGTTTACGGACGTTTGTTTTGGGCCAAAGAATCAGGGGCTTTCCAAACAGGAAACCGAGAATCGGGCAAAGGAAGCATTGACCATGGTAGGGCTTGATGAAAGCTTTTACAGCCGGTCGCCTTTTGAGCTTTCGGGAGGACAGAAGCGGCGGGTAGCCATAGCAGGCGTTCTTGCAATGAATCCTGAGGTGCTCATACTGGATGAGCCGACCGCAGGCTTAGACCCAAGAGGAAGAGATGAGATCCTGGATCAGATTCATAGGCTTCACCGGGAAAGGAATATGACCATTATTCTGGTTTCTCACAGCATGGAGGACATTGCCCGGTATGTGGACCGGATTCTGGTTATGAATCATGGGGAAAAGGTGTTTGACGATACACCCAAGGAGGTATTCAAGCATTATAAGGAGCTGGAAGCCATGGGCCTTGCAGCGCCCCAGATCACCTATGTGGTCCATTCCCTGCGGGATCATGGCGTCCCCATTGATGATAACATTACAACTGTAGAGGAAGCCAGAGACGAGATTTTGCGGCTTCTGGAAAAATAG
- the rpmJ gene encoding 50S ribosomal protein L36, which translates to MKVRSSVKPICEKCKIIKRKGSIRVICENPKHKQRQG; encoded by the coding sequence GTGAAGGTTAGATCATCAGTCAAACCGATTTGCGAAAAATGCAAAATCATCAAGAGAAAAGGCAGTATCAGAGTAATCTGTGAAAATCCTAAGCATAAGCAGAGACAAGGTTAA
- a CDS encoding bL17 family ribosomal protein, with protein MAGYRKLGKTSSQRKALIRSQVTALLYNGKIVTTEARAKEIRKVAEGLIALAVKEKDNFENVKVTAKVARKDKDGKRVKEVVNGKKVTVYDEVEKEIKKDLPSRLHARRLMLKVLYDVTEVPAEAAGRKKNTKSVDLPKKLFEEVAPKYVSRNGGYTRIVKIGQRKGDGAMEVVLELV; from the coding sequence ATGGCAGGATATAGAAAGCTGGGAAAAACTTCCAGCCAGAGAAAAGCATTAATCAGAAGCCAGGTAACTGCATTATTATATAATGGCAAAATCGTGACAACAGAGGCTAGGGCAAAAGAAATCCGCAAGGTGGCTGAAGGCCTCATCGCTTTAGCGGTAAAAGAGAAAGACAATTTTGAGAATGTTAAGGTTACCGCAAAAGTTGCACGTAAAGATAAAGACGGTAAGAGAGTGAAAGAAGTCGTTAACGGCAAGAAAGTTACCGTTTACGATGAAGTGGAGAAAGAGATCAAGAAAGATCTTCCTTCCAGACTTCACGCTAGAAGACTGATGTTAAAGGTTCTTTATGACGTAACAGAGGTTCCGGCAGAAGCTGCAGGAAGAAAGAAAAACACAAAATCTGTTGATCTGCCAAAGAAGCTGTTTGAAGAAGTTGCCCCAAAGTACGTATCCCGCAACGGCGGCTACACCCGTATCGTTAAGATCGGCCAGCGTAAAGGCGACGGAGCCATGGAAGTAGTACTGGAGTTGGTATAA
- the rpsI gene encoding 30S ribosomal protein S9, with product MANAKFYGTGRRKKSIARVYLVPGTGKITINKRDIDQYLGLETLKLVVRQPLVATETVDKFDILVNVHGGGFTGQAGAIRHGISRALLQADADYRPVLKKAGFLTRDPRMKERKKYGLKSARRAPQFSKR from the coding sequence ATGGCTAATGCAAAATTTTATGGAACAGGTAGAAGAAAAAAATCTATCGCTAGAGTATATTTAGTACCAGGCACTGGTAAGATTACCATCAATAAGAGAGATATTGACCAGTATTTAGGTCTTGAAACATTAAAGCTTGTTGTACGTCAGCCGTTAGTTGCTACAGAGACAGTTGATAAGTTTGACATTCTTGTAAACGTTCACGGAGGCGGATTCACCGGACAGGCCGGTGCAATCAGACACGGCATCTCAAGAGCTTTGCTTCAGGCAGACGCGGACTATCGTCCGGTTCTTAAGAAAGCAGGTTTCTTAACAAGAGATCCAAGAATGAAAGAAAGAAAGAAGTACGGCTTAAAGTCAGCTCGTCGTGCTCCGCAGTTCTCAAAGAGATAA
- a CDS encoding DNA-directed RNA polymerase subunit alpha, with protein MFDFEKPNIEIAEISEDKKYGKFVVEPLERGYGTTLGNSLRRIMLSSLPGAAVSQVKIDGVLHEFSSIPGVKEDVTEIIMNIKSLSIKNNSDTNEAKVAYIEFEGEGVITAADIQADPDIEIMNPEQVIATLSGGTDSKFYMELTITKGRGYVSADKNKSEDLPIGVIAVDSIYTPVERVNMTVENTRVGQVTDYDKLTLDVFTNGTSAPDEAVSLAAKVLSEHLNLFIDLSENAKTAEVMVEKEDNEKEKVLEMNIDELELSVRSYNCLKRAGINTVEELCNRTSEDMMKVRNLGRKSLEEVLAKLKELGLQLNPSDDSAV; from the coding sequence GTGTTCGATTTTGAAAAACCAAACATTGAGATTGCTGAAATCTCAGAAGATAAAAAATATGGCAAGTTTGTAGTTGAACCGCTTGAAAGAGGTTATGGCACGACTTTAGGAAATTCCTTAAGAAGAATCATGCTTTCTTCCTTACCGGGCGCTGCAGTGAGTCAGGTAAAAATCGACGGCGTTTTGCATGAATTCAGTTCTATTCCAGGTGTTAAGGAAGATGTAACTGAGATCATCATGAACATCAAGAGCTTATCTATTAAGAATAACAGCGACACCAACGAAGCAAAGGTTGCTTACATTGAGTTTGAAGGCGAAGGCGTTATAACGGCTGCGGATATTCAGGCAGATCCTGATATCGAGATCATGAATCCGGAGCAGGTCATCGCCACCTTAAGCGGCGGCACGGACAGCAAGTTCTATATGGAGCTTACTATTACCAAGGGCCGCGGCTATGTAAGCGCAGATAAAAATAAGAGTGAAGATTTACCCATAGGCGTGATTGCCGTTGATTCTATTTATACACCAGTGGAACGCGTCAACATGACGGTAGAAAACACCCGAGTAGGTCAGGTTACGGATTACGATAAGCTGACATTAGATGTATTTACAAATGGTACCTCGGCACCCGATGAGGCAGTCAGTCTTGCCGCAAAGGTGTTAAGCGAACATTTGAACCTGTTCATTGATTTATCTGAGAACGCTAAGACTGCAGAAGTCATGGTGGAAAAAGAAGATAATGAAAAGGAAAAGGTTCTGGAAATGAACATTGATGAACTGGAGCTTTCTGTCCGTTCATACAACTGTCTGAAGAGAGCCGGTATCAATACGGTGGAAGAACTGTGCAACCGTACCTCCGAAGATATGATGAAGGTTCGTAATCTGGGCCGCAAGTCTTTAGAAGAAGTGCTGGCCAAATTAAAAGAGTTAGGCTTGCAGCTTAACCCAAGCGATGATTCCGCTGTATAA
- the rpsD gene encoding 30S ribosomal protein S4: MAVDRVPVLKRCRSLGLDPIYLGIDKKSNRELKRANRKMSEYGIQLREKQKAKFIYGVLEKPFRNYYAKASRMNGLVGENLMILLERRLDNVVFRMGFGRTRRETRQMVDHKSILVNGKCVNIPSYLIKAGDVIEVKEKSKANPRFKSVQETTAGRMVPAWLDVDHENLRGTVKELPTRDEIDVPVNEMLIVELYSK, encoded by the coding sequence GTGGCAGTTGACAGAGTTCCTGTTCTTAAAAGATGTAGATCCCTTGGTCTTGATCCGATCTATTTAGGAATAGATAAAAAATCAAACAGAGAATTAAAAAGAGCTAACAGAAAGATGAGTGAGTACGGCATTCAGCTTAGAGAAAAGCAGAAAGCTAAATTCATCTACGGTGTTCTTGAGAAACCTTTCCGTAACTACTATGCAAAGGCTTCCAGAATGAATGGTCTGGTAGGTGAAAACCTGATGATCCTTCTGGAGAGAAGACTTGATAATGTAGTATTCCGTATGGGATTCGGAAGAACAAGAAGAGAGACCAGACAGATGGTTGACCATAAGAGCATTCTTGTAAACGGCAAGTGCGTAAACATTCCTTCCTATTTAATTAAGGCTGGAGATGTGATCGAAGTAAAAGAGAAGAGCAAAGCCAACCCAAGATTTAAGAGTGTTCAGGAAACAACCGCAGGACGTATGGTTCCGGCATGGCTTGATGTTGACCATGAGAATTTACGTGGTACTGTAAAAGAGTTACCAACAAGAGATGAGATTGATGTTCCGGTGAATGAAATGCTTATCGTCGAGTTGTACTCCAAATAA
- a CDS encoding energy-coupling factor transporter ATPase, translating into MGIIKTSKLIFDYIRRDEEENIEEIKRAIDGVSLDIEAGKFVAILGHNGSGKSTFAKQLDAILLPTEGTVWIQGMDTSVEENLWEVRKKTGMVFQNPDNQIIGNIVEEDVGFGPENLGVPTDEIWKRVDESLESVGMAAFRMKSPNKLSGGQKQRVAIAGVMAMRPQCIVLDEPTAMLDPNGRKEVVKTVRELNRKEGITVLLITHYMEEVIDADRVIVMDNGRIVMDGTPKEIFSRVEELKSYRLDVPQVTELAYELQKNGIDLPAGILTLEELMENLLPKFAERFPGSVTLENGVKDGN; encoded by the coding sequence ATGGGAATAATAAAAACGTCAAAACTGATATTTGATTATATCAGAAGAGATGAAGAAGAAAATATTGAAGAAATTAAGCGTGCCATTGACGGCGTCAGCCTGGATATTGAAGCCGGGAAGTTTGTGGCCATACTTGGACACAACGGCTCCGGAAAGTCCACTTTTGCAAAACAGCTGGATGCGATTTTGCTACCTACGGAAGGGACTGTGTGGATTCAGGGGATGGATACCTCCGTGGAAGAAAATTTATGGGAAGTTCGGAAAAAGACCGGGATGGTATTCCAGAACCCGGATAATCAGATCATCGGAAACATTGTGGAGGAAGATGTGGGTTTTGGTCCTGAAAACCTGGGCGTTCCCACGGATGAGATATGGAAGAGGGTAGATGAAAGTCTGGAGAGTGTTGGAATGGCTGCATTCCGGATGAAGTCCCCCAATAAGCTTTCTGGAGGCCAAAAGCAAAGGGTCGCCATTGCAGGTGTTATGGCTATGCGCCCTCAGTGCATTGTTTTAGACGAGCCTACGGCCATGCTGGATCCTAACGGCCGGAAGGAAGTTGTAAAAACGGTCAGGGAATTGAATCGTAAAGAAGGGATCACAGTCCTTCTGATCACCCACTATATGGAAGAGGTCATAGACGCAGACAGGGTCATTGTCATGGACAATGGCAGGATCGTTATGGATGGCACTCCAAAGGAAATCTTCTCAAGGGTAGAAGAACTGAAATCCTACCGTCTGGATGTTCCTCAGGTAACGGAGCTGGCTTATGAGCTTCAAAAGAATGGCATAGACTTACCTGCTGGGATACTGACACTGGAGGAGCTGATGGAAAATCTTCTGCCAAAGTTTGCAGAGCGTTTTCCAGGATCAGTGACTCTGGAGAATGGAGTAAAGGATGGCAATTAA